The following coding sequences lie in one Hydrogenophaga sp. PBL-H3 genomic window:
- a CDS encoding antibiotic biosynthesis monooxygenase family protein, translated as MILEHADIRIDPLKSSAFEEAILRGVTTVIAHAKGFKGYKVNRSIETPGRYLLMIYWDTLEDHTVGFRGSDAFAQWRAIVGPFFAQPPVVEHLELVGKSG; from the coding sequence ATGATTCTCGAACACGCGGATATCCGCATCGACCCCCTCAAGAGCTCGGCATTTGAAGAAGCCATCCTGCGTGGGGTGACCACCGTCATCGCGCACGCAAAGGGCTTCAAGGGTTACAAGGTCAACCGCAGCATCGAGACCCCTGGGCGCTACCTGCTGATGATTTATTGGGACACGCTGGAAGACCACACCGTGGGCTTTCGGGGTTCCGACGCATTTGCCCAGTGGCGCGCCATCGTCGGCCCGTTCTTCGCCCAACCACCCGTCGTAGAGCATCTCGAACTCGTGGGGAAATCCGGCTGA
- a CDS encoding DUF6352 family protein, giving the protein MLSHASPLWTPCGFDHLARDPRGWLVPTDAYWRLWLQRPELALVAESCAAEQALHASLVDAPTRAVAQHELDAFEDADARANHRLFLGFRDAVIAAGSLEAAYAGFFKAGAIQIPPLFLDLVVQAMVCNLLDGVDDAWQWRAAEMLFRRQRVRVQDGRVLSGDSEVLDMLVETGGLGAVGRLLMQSGAAIPEVQIEVLGDDNAARYLQSRAGNGRFNFVLDLTHEIQRELSHGLTLTMNRSQSGLKALAVVLQKWVRHFHGVAVQVQPESRVEDTAWRWHLGLDAESTALLNDLYLGREVAPERQQRLISLFRLSFDDPQDMRADVRGKPVYLGLAMNADGLLKIKPQNLLLNLPLAAPA; this is encoded by the coding sequence ATGCTTTCCCACGCCTCCCCCCTCTGGACTCCCTGCGGCTTTGACCACCTGGCGCGCGACCCGCGCGGCTGGCTGGTGCCCACCGACGCCTACTGGCGCCTGTGGTTGCAGCGGCCGGAGCTGGCGCTGGTGGCGGAGTCGTGCGCTGCCGAGCAAGCGCTGCACGCGTCGCTGGTGGATGCGCCCACGCGCGCGGTCGCGCAACACGAGCTCGATGCGTTCGAGGATGCCGACGCCCGCGCCAACCACCGCCTGTTCCTGGGTTTTCGCGATGCGGTGATCGCAGCCGGTTCGCTGGAGGCGGCTTACGCCGGATTTTTCAAGGCCGGCGCGATCCAGATCCCGCCGCTGTTCCTCGATCTGGTGGTGCAGGCCATGGTGTGCAACCTGCTCGATGGCGTTGACGATGCCTGGCAATGGCGCGCGGCCGAGATGCTGTTTCGCCGCCAGCGCGTGCGGGTGCAGGACGGGCGTGTGCTCAGCGGCGACAGCGAGGTGCTGGACATGCTCGTCGAGACCGGCGGGCTCGGCGCGGTGGGTCGTCTGCTCATGCAGAGCGGCGCGGCCATTCCCGAGGTGCAGATCGAGGTGCTGGGCGACGACAACGCCGCGCGCTACCTGCAGAGCCGCGCGGGCAATGGGCGTTTCAATTTCGTGCTCGACCTCACGCACGAGATCCAGCGCGAGCTCTCGCACGGCCTCACGCTCACCATGAACCGGTCGCAGTCGGGCTTGAAGGCACTGGCGGTGGTGCTGCAGAAGTGGGTGCGGCATTTCCACGGCGTGGCGGTGCAGGTGCAGCCCGAATCGCGGGTGGAGGACACGGCGTGGCGCTGGCACCTGGGGCTGGATGCCGAATCCACCGCCTTGCTCAACGACCTGTACCTCGGCCGCGAGGTAGCGCCTGAGCGGCAGCAGCGCCTGATCAGCCTGTTTCGCCTGAGCTTCGATGATCCGCAGGACATGCGCGCCGATGTGCGCGGCAAGCCGGTCTACCTGGGACTGGCCATGAACGCCGATGGTTTGCTGAAGATCAAGCCACAGAACCTGCTGCTCAACCTGCCGCTGGCAGCGCCGGCCTAG
- a CDS encoding MgtC/SapB family protein produces the protein MSLAIPDLSHAAATLAAALGCGLLIGIERERRKGEGPGRALAGLRTFALTSVTGAAAAITQINGLIVAGASFIAALAVVAYFRDRSDDPGVTTEVALLLTYLIGVLCSWSLPLAAGLAVGLTAMLAGRERLHAFARHWLRPAEVRDGIVLAALVLLALPLVPDRPLWGNTLNPHVIVQLLALLLGVQAAAHLARRLLQARHAVALAALASGFVSSTATIATLGLAVREGRNGARLMAGGALVSCVSTLLQLLLVAAAVQPAWLAHLVWPALGGAVLALVWGLWLVRGAPTEAAPLAEDQDERMFSLRGAAAVAALLAGIQVLVHALTLWLGEAGLIVGTLLGALADLHSALAAVFTSGPPAPIGHRAVMGALAVHAASKSATAALVGGRTYALWFLPGLWAHTMLVMGLLFVL, from the coding sequence ATGAGCCTCGCCATTCCCGATCTGTCCCACGCTGCCGCCACGCTGGCCGCGGCGCTGGGCTGTGGTCTGTTGATCGGCATCGAGCGCGAGCGCCGCAAGGGCGAGGGGCCGGGCCGCGCCCTGGCGGGACTGCGCACCTTTGCGCTCACGAGCGTCACCGGCGCAGCAGCCGCCATCACGCAGATCAACGGCCTGATCGTGGCGGGCGCGTCGTTCATCGCGGCGCTGGCCGTGGTGGCCTACTTTCGCGACCGCTCCGACGACCCCGGTGTGACCACCGAGGTGGCTTTGCTGCTCACTTACCTGATCGGTGTGTTGTGCAGCTGGAGCCTGCCGCTGGCCGCCGGCCTGGCGGTGGGGCTCACGGCCATGCTCGCCGGGCGCGAGCGCCTGCATGCGTTTGCACGCCATTGGCTGCGCCCGGCCGAGGTGCGCGACGGCATCGTGCTCGCGGCGCTGGTGCTGCTGGCCTTGCCGCTGGTGCCTGACCGGCCCCTGTGGGGCAACACGCTCAACCCGCACGTGATCGTGCAGCTGCTGGCCTTGTTGCTGGGTGTACAGGCCGCCGCCCATCTGGCGCGCCGGCTGCTGCAGGCGCGGCACGCGGTGGCACTTGCTGCCCTGGCCTCGGGCTTTGTTTCGAGCACGGCCACCATCGCCACGCTGGGACTGGCTGTGCGTGAAGGCCGCAACGGTGCGCGCCTCATGGCCGGCGGCGCGCTGGTCAGCTGTGTGTCGACGCTGCTGCAGTTGCTGTTGGTGGCCGCGGCCGTGCAGCCGGCGTGGCTGGCGCACCTGGTGTGGCCCGCGCTGGGTGGCGCGGTGCTGGCGCTGGTCTGGGGCCTGTGGCTGGTGCGCGGTGCACCCACTGAGGCTGCGCCCCTGGCCGAGGATCAGGATGAGCGCATGTTCAGCCTGCGAGGCGCCGCTGCGGTGGCGGCCTTGCTGGCAGGCATCCAGGTGCTGGTGCACGCGCTCACGCTGTGGCTGGGCGAGGCCGGGCTGATCGTCGGCACGCTGCTCGGCGCGCTGGCCGACCTGCACTCGGCACTGGCGGCGGTGTTCACCTCGGGGCCGCCCGCGCCCATCGGCCATCGGGCCGTGATGGGGGCGCTGGCGGTGCACGCCGCCAGCAAGAGCGCGACTGCTGCGCTGGTGGGCGGGCGGACTTATGCGCTGTGGTTCCTGCCCGGTTTGTGGGCGCACACGATGCTGGTGATGGGGTTGCTGTTCGTGCTGTGA
- the gorA gene encoding glutathione-disulfide reductase: MSSFDFDLFVIGGGSGGVRAARMAAQRGARVALAEVLGTDGLGGTCVNVGCIPKKLYSYAAHFAESFEESHGFGWEGVKPILNWSTLKTNRAKEISRLNGVYSNLLRGSGVTVFDAFAHLTGPHGIALATLNTDGSPGHQAFTAKHILIATGGTPHVPHFVGREHAITSNEIFDLEPFPQRLLVVGGGYIASEFASIFNGLGAKVTQLYRGEQILRGFDDEVRHFAAGEMRKAGVDLRLNADVVDIRQTAEGLRVECEGGGVVVADAVLYATGRVPNVKDLGLDVVGVVQGPQGEVVVDEHYRTNVPSVFAVGDVTNRVQLTPVALGEAMVVVDQLFGPAAGKPPRSMTYEFIPTAVFTHPSIGTVGYSEQAAREKFGAVTIFRSEFKALKHTLSGSTERTLMKLVVDTASDRVVGLHMVGAEAGEIVQGFAVAMKAGATKAVFDSTIGIHPTAAEEFVTMRDAVKS; this comes from the coding sequence ATGAGCAGTTTTGACTTTGACCTTTTCGTGATCGGTGGCGGCAGCGGCGGCGTGCGCGCCGCGCGCATGGCCGCGCAGCGCGGCGCGCGCGTGGCGCTGGCCGAGGTGCTGGGCACCGACGGCCTGGGTGGCACCTGCGTGAACGTGGGCTGCATCCCGAAGAAGCTCTACAGCTACGCGGCGCATTTCGCCGAGTCTTTTGAAGAGTCCCACGGCTTCGGCTGGGAAGGTGTCAAACCCATCCTGAACTGGAGCACCCTGAAAACCAACCGAGCGAAAGAGATCTCGCGCCTCAACGGTGTTTACAGCAACCTGCTGCGCGGCTCGGGCGTCACCGTGTTCGACGCCTTCGCACACCTCACCGGACCGCATGGCATTGCCCTGGCCACGCTGAACACCGACGGCTCGCCCGGCCACCAGGCCTTCACCGCGAAGCACATCTTGATCGCCACCGGCGGCACGCCCCACGTGCCGCATTTTGTGGGGCGCGAACACGCCATCACCTCCAACGAGATCTTCGATCTGGAGCCGTTCCCGCAGCGGCTGCTGGTGGTGGGCGGTGGCTACATCGCCAGCGAGTTCGCCTCCATCTTCAACGGCCTGGGGGCCAAGGTCACGCAGCTCTACCGCGGCGAGCAGATCCTGCGCGGCTTCGACGATGAGGTCCGCCATTTCGCGGCCGGCGAGATGCGCAAGGCCGGTGTGGACCTGCGCCTGAACGCCGACGTGGTCGACATCCGCCAGACCGCCGAAGGCCTGCGCGTGGAGTGCGAAGGCGGGGGTGTGGTGGTGGCCGACGCGGTGCTCTACGCCACTGGCCGAGTTCCCAACGTGAAAGACCTCGGATTGGACGTCGTGGGCGTGGTGCAGGGACCGCAGGGCGAGGTGGTGGTGGACGAGCACTACCGCACCAACGTGCCTTCGGTGTTCGCCGTGGGCGACGTGACCAACCGCGTGCAACTCACACCAGTGGCCCTGGGCGAGGCCATGGTGGTGGTGGACCAGCTCTTCGGCCCCGCCGCTGGCAAGCCGCCGCGCAGCATGACCTACGAGTTCATTCCCACCGCAGTGTTCACGCACCCGAGCATCGGGACCGTGGGTTACAGCGAACAGGCCGCGCGCGAGAAATTTGGCGCCGTGACCATCTTCCGCAGCGAGTTCAAGGCGCTCAAACACACGCTCTCGGGCAGCACCGAACGCACGCTGATGAAGCTGGTGGTGGACACGGCGAGCGACCGTGTGGTGGGCCTGCACATGGTGGGCGCCGAGGCCGGCGAGATCGTGCAGGGCTTTGCGGTGGCCATGAAGGCGGGTGCGACCAAGGCGGTGTTCGACAGCACCATCGGCATCCACCCCACAGCAGCTGAAGAATTCGTGACGATGCGAGACGCCGTCAAGAGTTGA
- a CDS encoding SDR family NAD(P)-dependent oxidoreductase, with the protein MTPTPDPTDAIQPGMAVVLGGTGGIGAALVVGLQAQGFEVLALGRRTQPALDYATESTVAACAQHVADHLAQTGLPLQRLIVATGFLHGDTVSGQHAEPERSWQHLDADGLQHNFLINAIGPALVMRHFLPLLPRQGRCVAAFLSARVGSIGDNALGGWYAYRASKAALNQLVHTAAIELARRNKAALCVALHPGTVDTGLSQPFAKSGLQVRSAAEAASDLLAVLDALPAGSSGQFFDHKGLPVPW; encoded by the coding sequence ATGACCCCAACCCCAGACCCCACCGACGCCATTCAACCCGGCATGGCGGTGGTGCTCGGCGGCACCGGTGGCATTGGTGCGGCGCTGGTGGTGGGACTGCAGGCGCAGGGCTTCGAGGTGCTGGCCCTGGGCCGGCGCACGCAACCGGCCCTCGACTACGCCACCGAGTCCACCGTGGCCGCCTGTGCCCAGCACGTGGCCGATCACCTGGCCCAGACCGGCCTGCCGCTGCAGCGCCTGATTGTGGCCACCGGCTTCCTGCACGGCGACACCGTGAGTGGTCAACACGCCGAGCCCGAGCGCTCGTGGCAACACCTGGATGCCGATGGTTTGCAGCACAACTTCTTGATCAACGCGATCGGCCCGGCGCTGGTGATGCGGCATTTTTTGCCGCTGTTGCCCAGGCAGGGGCGCTGCGTGGCGGCGTTCCTCTCGGCGCGCGTGGGCAGCATTGGTGACAACGCACTTGGCGGTTGGTATGCCTACCGCGCGTCCAAGGCCGCGCTCAACCAGCTGGTGCACACGGCCGCCATTGAACTCGCGCGGCGCAACAAGGCAGCGCTGTGTGTGGCGCTGCACCCGGGCACGGTGGACACGGGGCTGTCGCAGCCGTTTGCCAAGAGCGGCTTGCAGGTGCGTTCAGCAGCCGAAGCCGCCAGCGATCTGCTGGCCGTCCTCGACGCACTGCCGGCGGGCAGCAGCGGGCAGTTCTTTGATCACAAGGGACTTCCAGTCCCCTGGTGA
- a CDS encoding diacylglycerol/lipid kinase family protein yields the protein MRASPRRCVLLNPHAQGGRAAALLPTLQAALPPDAMLHAPRDVVEALSLLESLPRGSRVVAVGGDGTLNRWLPAVLNNELELGVVPMGSGNDVARALGLHGRAPLAALVHALNADTRPMDVGRAEWRDPQGREHRAVFLSSFTAGFDSAVVLRTLTGPRWLGGLPRYLWATLGELAHLQTWTLDVTANGKHLHSGPALFASSLNTPTFGSGMPATPAARINDGLLNLLLAGPFGRLGALAMLPRLLTGTHLGHSRISTRAFETLTVVSDTDLPLAADGEFLGYARHLKLSVLPGALAVVGI from the coding sequence TTGAGAGCAAGTCCGCGGCGCTGTGTGCTGCTCAACCCGCACGCCCAGGGCGGGCGGGCCGCTGCCTTGCTGCCCACGCTGCAGGCCGCCTTGCCGCCCGACGCGATGCTGCACGCGCCGCGTGACGTGGTGGAAGCGCTGAGCCTGCTGGAGAGCCTGCCCCGCGGCAGCCGGGTGGTGGCGGTGGGCGGCGACGGCACGCTCAACCGCTGGTTGCCAGCCGTGCTGAACAACGAACTCGAACTCGGCGTGGTGCCCATGGGCAGTGGCAACGACGTGGCGCGCGCGCTTGGCCTGCACGGGCGCGCGCCCCTGGCCGCCCTGGTGCACGCGCTCAATGCCGACACGCGCCCGATGGATGTGGGCCGCGCCGAGTGGCGTGATCCGCAGGGCCGCGAACACCGCGCCGTGTTCCTCTCCAGCTTCACCGCCGGCTTCGACTCGGCCGTGGTGCTGCGCACGCTCACAGGCCCGCGCTGGCTGGGCGGCCTGCCGCGCTACCTGTGGGCCACGCTCGGCGAACTGGCCCACCTGCAGACCTGGACGCTGGATGTCACGGCCAACGGCAAGCACCTGCACAGCGGCCCGGCCCTGTTTGCCTCCAGCCTGAACACGCCCACCTTCGGCAGCGGCATGCCGGCCACGCCGGCCGCCCGCATCAACGACGGTCTGCTCAATCTGCTGCTGGCTGGGCCGTTCGGTCGTCTGGGTGCATTGGCGATGCTGCCGCGCCTGCTCACCGGCACGCACCTGGGCCACAGCCGCATCAGCACACGGGCGTTTGAAACGCTCACGGTGGTCAGCGACACCGACCTGCCGCTGGCGGCCGATGGTGAATTTCTGGGCTATGCCCGGCACCTGAAACTCAGCGTCTTGCCGGGTGCCCTGGCGGTGGTGGGGATCTAG
- a CDS encoding 3-hydroxybutyryl-CoA dehydrogenase: MNSIQTVGIIGSGTMGNGIAQACATSGIRVVMVDIAQAAVDKGLATVAGSLDRLIKKEKITAADKDKALALITGSTNYDDLKGAQLVIEAATESEGLKVKILQQLDGLLAADVIVATNTSSISITKLAAATQRPDRFIGMHFFNPVPMMALVEIIRGLQTSDATHDAVKALALALGKTPITVKNAPGFVVNRILVPMINEAFFVLAEGLATPEDIDAGMKLGTNQPIGPLALADMIGLDVCLAVMNVYVAEYNDSKYRPAPLLKEMVAAGWLGRKTGRGVYTY; the protein is encoded by the coding sequence ATGAACAGCATTCAAACCGTCGGCATCATCGGCTCGGGCACCATGGGCAACGGCATCGCGCAGGCCTGCGCCACCAGCGGCATCCGCGTGGTGATGGTCGACATCGCGCAGGCCGCGGTCGACAAGGGCCTGGCCACCGTGGCCGGCAGCCTGGACCGGCTGATCAAGAAAGAAAAGATCACCGCCGCCGACAAGGACAAGGCGCTCGCGCTCATCACCGGCTCCACGAACTACGACGACCTCAAGGGCGCGCAGCTGGTCATCGAGGCGGCCACCGAGAGCGAGGGCTTGAAGGTCAAGATCCTGCAGCAGCTCGACGGCTTGCTGGCCGCCGATGTGATCGTGGCGACCAACACCAGCTCGATCAGCATCACCAAGCTGGCCGCGGCCACACAGCGCCCCGACCGCTTCATCGGCATGCACTTCTTCAACCCCGTGCCCATGATGGCGCTGGTGGAAATCATCCGTGGCCTGCAGACCAGCGACGCCACGCACGACGCGGTGAAAGCCCTGGCGCTGGCGCTGGGCAAGACGCCGATCACGGTGAAGAACGCACCCGGCTTCGTGGTCAACCGCATCCTCGTGCCCATGATCAACGAGGCCTTCTTCGTGCTGGCCGAAGGCCTGGCCACACCCGAAGACATCGACGCCGGCATGAAGCTCGGCACCAACCAGCCCATCGGCCCACTCGCGCTGGCCGACATGATCGGCCTGGACGTGTGCCTGGCGGTGATGAACGTCTACGTGGCCGAGTACAACGACAGCAAGTACCGCCCGGCGCCGTTGCTCAAGGAAATGGTGGCCGCCGGCTGGCTTGGCCGAAAAACAGGCCGAGGCGTCTACACCTATTGA
- a CDS encoding GMC family oxidoreductase: protein MFDYIIVGGGSAGSVLAGRLSEDPATRVALIEAGPSDSSVLIHCPAGLAVIAKFELNGWGYNTVPQPGLNGRRGYQPRGKVLGGSSSINAMVYARGHASDYDGWAAQGNPGWSYADVLPYFKRAEHNERGADALHGQGGPLNVMDLRSPNPFLASFIEAGQRAGHRHNTDFNGPEQEGVGAYQVTHKNGERFSAAKAYLTPHLQRPNLQVITNALTTRVVMDTDGPVPRAVGVEYRGNGGRGPMQILRLKDGGEVVLSAGAFGSPQLLMVSGVGPAEHLREHGITPVLDLPGVGANLHDHVDVVIVVNAPKVKDLLGLTPGGLWKAVRGIVEWRRQRSGMLTTNFAEAGGFIKSSPDEAIPDLQLHFVVGKLVDHGRKSVLGYGYSCHVCLLRPRSRGSLRLASADPQAAPLIDPAFLQDPDDTARLVRGFQVMRRLLQQPALTRHGGTESATSVQARSEAQIEQFVRNHADTIYHPVGTCRMGPGPMDVVDARLRVHGVAGLRVVDASVMPTVVGGNTNAPVIMMAEKAVDMIREDRLATSPPQEQRHDSRTRGYPHRPPQELGI, encoded by the coding sequence ATGTTCGACTACATCATCGTTGGAGGCGGATCGGCGGGCAGCGTGCTCGCGGGCCGCCTGAGCGAAGACCCCGCCACCCGCGTTGCCCTCATTGAGGCCGGCCCTTCTGACAGCAGCGTGCTGATCCACTGCCCGGCAGGTCTGGCGGTGATCGCGAAGTTCGAGCTCAACGGCTGGGGCTACAACACCGTGCCGCAACCCGGCCTGAACGGCCGGCGCGGTTACCAGCCGCGCGGCAAGGTGCTGGGTGGCTCCAGCTCGATCAACGCCATGGTCTATGCGCGCGGCCACGCCAGCGACTACGACGGCTGGGCCGCCCAGGGCAATCCGGGCTGGTCGTATGCCGATGTGCTGCCGTACTTCAAACGCGCCGAACACAACGAGCGCGGCGCCGACGCGCTGCACGGCCAGGGCGGCCCGCTCAACGTGATGGATCTGCGCAGCCCCAACCCCTTCCTGGCCTCGTTCATCGAGGCCGGCCAGCGGGCGGGCCACCGGCACAACACCGATTTCAACGGACCCGAGCAGGAGGGCGTGGGCGCCTACCAGGTCACGCACAAGAACGGCGAGCGCTTCAGCGCCGCCAAGGCCTACCTCACGCCGCACCTGCAGCGGCCCAACCTGCAGGTGATCACCAACGCCCTGACCACCCGCGTGGTGATGGACACCGACGGCCCGGTGCCTCGCGCGGTGGGTGTGGAATACCGTGGCAACGGCGGGCGTGGGCCCATGCAGATCCTGCGCCTCAAAGACGGTGGCGAGGTGGTGCTGAGCGCTGGCGCATTTGGTTCACCGCAGCTGCTCATGGTCTCGGGCGTGGGCCCGGCGGAGCATCTGCGTGAGCACGGCATCACCCCGGTGCTGGACCTGCCCGGTGTGGGCGCGAACCTGCACGACCACGTGGATGTGGTGATCGTGGTCAACGCGCCCAAAGTGAAAGACCTGCTCGGGCTCACGCCGGGCGGCCTTTGGAAAGCCGTGCGAGGCATCGTCGAGTGGCGGCGCCAGCGCAGCGGCATGCTCACCACCAACTTTGCCGAAGCCGGAGGCTTCATCAAGAGCTCGCCCGACGAGGCCATTCCCGATCTGCAGCTGCACTTTGTCGTGGGCAAGCTGGTGGACCACGGGCGCAAGTCGGTGCTGGGGTATGGCTACTCGTGCCACGTGTGCCTGCTGCGCCCCAGGAGCCGGGGCAGCCTGCGCCTGGCCAGTGCCGACCCGCAGGCCGCGCCGCTGATCGACCCCGCGTTTCTGCAGGACCCCGACGACACCGCGCGTCTGGTGCGCGGCTTCCAGGTCATGCGCCGCCTGCTGCAACAGCCGGCGCTCACGCGCCATGGCGGCACCGAGTCGGCCACGTCGGTGCAGGCTCGGAGCGAAGCGCAGATCGAGCAGTTCGTGCGCAACCACGCCGACACCATCTACCACCCCGTGGGCACCTGCCGCATGGGGCCGGGCCCGATGGATGTGGTGGACGCGCGCCTGCGGGTGCACGGCGTGGCGGGCTTGCGGGTGGTCGATGCGTCGGTGATGCCCACGGTGGTGGGTGGCAACACCAACGCGCCGGTGATCATGATGGCGGAGAAGGCCGTCGATATGATTCGCGAAGACCGCCTTGCAACCTCACCACCCCAGGAACAACGCCATGATTCTCGAACACGCGGATATCCGCATCGACCCCCTCAAGAGCTCGGCATTTGA
- the rocF gene encoding arginase, giving the protein MQKDISLIGVPTDIGAGARGASMGPEALRVANLATVLESHGLNVIDRGNLSGPPNPWQPPTNGYRHLPEVAAWNETLHHAVHAELTLGRMPIVLGGDHCLGLGSISAVARHCRDTGKQLRVLWLDAHADYNTAALTPSGNIHGMPVALLCGHGPALLTGIGGTTPAISASVVRQIGIRSVDAGEKRLVHEAGLEVFDMRYIDEMGMRHTMEQALLGMDDNTHLHVSFDVDFLDPDIAPGVGTTVPGGPTYREAQLCMEMIADTGRLASMDVMELNPALDVRNRTAELAVDLIESLFGKSTLMRKTTAQS; this is encoded by the coding sequence ATGCAAAAAGACATCAGCCTCATCGGCGTTCCCACCGACATCGGCGCCGGTGCGCGCGGCGCCTCCATGGGGCCCGAGGCCCTGCGCGTGGCCAACCTGGCCACGGTGCTGGAGAGTCACGGCCTGAACGTGATCGACCGTGGCAACCTGAGTGGTCCGCCCAACCCCTGGCAGCCGCCCACCAACGGCTACCGCCACCTGCCCGAGGTGGCCGCCTGGAACGAAACCCTGCACCACGCGGTGCATGCCGAACTGACCCTGGGCCGCATGCCCATCGTGCTCGGCGGCGACCACTGCCTGGGCCTGGGCTCCATCAGCGCGGTGGCACGCCATTGCCGCGACACAGGCAAACAGCTGCGCGTGCTCTGGCTCGACGCACACGCCGACTACAACACCGCCGCGCTCACCCCCAGCGGCAACATCCACGGCATGCCGGTGGCGCTGCTGTGCGGTCATGGGCCCGCGCTGCTCACCGGCATCGGCGGCACCACGCCGGCCATCAGCGCCAGCGTGGTCCGTCAAATCGGCATCCGCAGCGTGGACGCGGGCGAAAAGCGACTGGTGCACGAGGCCGGGCTGGAGGTGTTCGACATGCGCTACATCGACGAGATGGGCATGCGCCACACCATGGAGCAGGCGCTCCTGGGCATGGACGACAACACCCACCTGCACGTGAGCTTTGATGTGGACTTTCTCGACCCCGACATCGCCCCCGGCGTGGGCACCACCGTGCCCGGTGGCCCCACCTACCGCGAGGCGCAGCTGTGCATGGAGATGATTGCGGACACCGGGCGCCTGGCGTCGATGGACGTGATGGAACTCAACCCGGCGCTGGACGTGCGCAACCGCACGGCGGAACTGGCGGTGGATCTGATCGAGAGCCTGTTCGGCAAATCGACGCTGATGAGGAAAACGACCGCACAGTCTTGA